The Natronoglycomyces albus genome has a segment encoding these proteins:
- a CDS encoding asparagine synthase C-terminal domain-containing protein, translated as MNSQSPHITFRTRPYVCGAIGQWKQPLIDALVAASPAPVSVVHSSPNAILLASSPPATWSNGAAEGFYWGELAAGHPPSDWKSASEGRMAAGLQREDYRAILHTDALGFQDMFVRDEGTAAYFSNRIDALVTSAPHKLSVNWDAWACTFAFTAPLHSDTPFTEITRIAPGTAVYYYGDRTRVIPAAASWLSDGDTAPASAADVVEAIKAAIVPTRKTALPLSGGWDSRLLGSLIGSGIRRRRAWTTSNDDGWDRDVNMAPAVASVLGFRHRFVIPGDDAWVREYAAVRHRTGFQTTHHVWAMPLYRELHRQGGDYLDGLAGGVLFKNFLISPAVANDPTLSKGSGKLLRNMQQRRLGEGGYLRASVIEEYRERAEARFAAAIKPLAGHPAAAMFAVLHTRTARAIASNPLSLLAPEVRIQAPFAHPDVIRLAMRVPLADKADGQFYRQMLRIANPQAAALPSTHDEKPQDPAPLPTRHYNQHGLQVMAQHITASDAVMSLFTDDAAKSLTYDGGTDLAETPIGRRTLTWASLFGHWLDEHRKFLRE; from the coding sequence ATGAATTCTCAATCACCCCACATCACCTTCCGTACTCGGCCATACGTCTGCGGTGCTATCGGGCAATGGAAACAGCCCCTGATCGACGCGCTAGTAGCCGCCTCACCAGCTCCCGTCTCGGTCGTGCACTCCAGCCCCAACGCTATTCTGCTCGCGTCAAGCCCGCCCGCCACCTGGTCGAACGGAGCGGCCGAGGGCTTCTATTGGGGGGAATTGGCAGCAGGGCACCCGCCCTCGGATTGGAAATCAGCCTCCGAGGGCCGCATGGCAGCAGGGTTGCAGCGGGAGGACTACCGGGCCATCCTGCACACGGACGCCTTGGGATTCCAAGACATGTTCGTGCGCGATGAGGGCACGGCCGCGTACTTCTCCAACCGGATCGATGCACTAGTGACCTCGGCACCACACAAATTGTCGGTGAACTGGGATGCCTGGGCCTGTACGTTCGCCTTCACAGCTCCCCTCCACTCCGATACCCCGTTTACCGAGATCACCCGGATCGCGCCGGGCACAGCGGTCTACTACTACGGAGATCGCACCCGGGTGATTCCGGCCGCAGCGTCGTGGCTCAGCGATGGCGACACCGCCCCGGCCTCGGCCGCCGACGTGGTTGAGGCGATCAAGGCGGCCATCGTCCCGACCCGCAAAACCGCCCTGCCTCTCAGCGGGGGTTGGGATTCACGTCTACTCGGGTCGCTGATCGGCAGCGGAATTCGACGCCGGAGAGCCTGGACGACCAGTAACGACGATGGATGGGATCGCGACGTCAACATGGCTCCGGCTGTGGCGAGCGTCTTGGGGTTCCGGCACCGCTTTGTCATACCGGGCGACGACGCTTGGGTACGCGAGTACGCGGCCGTCCGACACCGGACTGGTTTCCAGACCACCCACCATGTTTGGGCGATGCCGCTGTACAGGGAGCTGCATCGCCAAGGCGGCGACTATCTTGACGGGCTGGCCGGTGGCGTGTTGTTCAAGAACTTCCTCATCTCCCCCGCCGTCGCAAATGACCCGACGCTGTCGAAAGGAAGCGGCAAACTACTGCGGAATATGCAGCAGCGGAGGCTAGGCGAAGGCGGGTACCTGCGGGCCTCCGTGATCGAGGAGTACCGTGAACGCGCTGAAGCTCGCTTCGCGGCGGCGATCAAACCGCTGGCAGGCCATCCTGCGGCCGCAATGTTCGCCGTCCTGCACACCCGCACGGCACGGGCGATCGCCTCCAACCCGCTGTCTCTGCTGGCTCCGGAGGTGCGCATCCAAGCACCATTCGCCCACCCGGACGTGATTCGGCTGGCAATGCGAGTGCCGCTGGCCGACAAGGCCGACGGCCAGTTCTACCGGCAGATGCTGCGCATCGCGAACCCACAGGCTGCCGCCCTGCCGTCAACTCACGACGAGAAACCCCAAGACCCAGCACCGCTGCCGACACGCCACTACAACCAGCACGGGTTGCAGGTCATGGCCCAACACATCACTGCATCCGATGCGGTCATGTCACTATTCACCGACGACGCCGCTAAATCCCTCACGTACGACGGTGGAACAGACCTAGCGGAAACCCCAATCGGCCGAAGAACCCTCACCTGGGCCAGCCTGTTCGGGCACTGGCTAGACGAGCACAGAAAATTTCTAAGGGAATAG
- a CDS encoding SUKH-3 domain-containing protein — protein MYIDYQSFSGELTSSLESAGWYPGRRVDLATEFEFNRTQGYNLHPYAREFLEAFHGIEVEPLPTSDPGLQYCDPLIVDVYLGAHGDSADTKWLNRELGGHWYPVGEWNSKMALYIDSTGAVVCTGLGWHWFLGPSIEESLELAVRLHRPLRCLNLRPGTAPAPPYDDGLWFKTSIENGKRIYEKQHYYPPK, from the coding sequence ATGTACATCGACTATCAGTCATTTTCGGGCGAACTGACGTCGTCTCTTGAAAGCGCGGGCTGGTATCCCGGCCGCCGCGTTGACCTGGCTACAGAGTTTGAATTCAATCGGACACAGGGATACAATTTGCATCCCTACGCCAGAGAATTTCTTGAGGCATTTCATGGAATCGAAGTGGAGCCATTGCCGACAAGTGACCCGGGGCTTCAATATTGTGACCCGCTTATTGTTGATGTTTACCTTGGTGCACACGGCGATTCAGCTGATACAAAATGGCTAAATCGGGAGCTAGGGGGACATTGGTACCCTGTAGGCGAGTGGAATTCCAAGATGGCACTATACATTGACTCTACCGGTGCAGTTGTCTGTACTGGGCTTGGGTGGCATTGGTTTCTTGGGCCCAGCATTGAGGAGTCACTAGAGCTAGCTGTCCGGTTGCATCGCCCGCTGAGATGTCTCAACTTGAGACCAGGTACAGCGCCAGCACCCCCCTATGATGATGGTCTTTGGTTCAAGACATCGATTGAAAATGGTAAGCGTATTTACGAAAAACAGCATTATTATCCACCCAAGTAG
- a CDS encoding RHS repeat-associated core domain-containing protein — MSAVRTYAHNGTTIATRSTSEGVTWIGADHHGTAMWALAAGSLAVTFRRQDPFGNTRGEGGEDWKATQRGFHTGIEDPTGLVQMGARSYGPLTGRFISRDPVANFLDSQQINGYNYSNNNPISFSDASGLSPYGWVLDDFHFAPFEPMGEPHGNEWLYPQATGLDTQYFLLDERHIIIADVIDYEWCNWNKTACSQSMGANGQYQNNSGQMTVRVTIKSIDYANSVSTIGPNGLVIYDVEQRIEDIQRAAAQYAEQLAQCNRSLLHQSIQSTSCGVSGTGVDFSLSRAFEYAGVAIDAYEKFDNNQFFARAAGALTVLSEAAGAYDNIKNDRMSKKAAATVFWEEQVERS; from the coding sequence GTGAGCGCGGTACGTACGTATGCGCACAATGGCACCACCATCGCCACCCGCTCTACCAGCGAGGGCGTGACCTGGATTGGCGCGGACCATCACGGGACGGCCATGTGGGCGCTCGCTGCTGGAAGCCTGGCAGTGACGTTCCGTCGCCAGGACCCCTTCGGCAATACCCGGGGCGAGGGCGGTGAGGACTGGAAGGCTACTCAGCGTGGTTTCCACACTGGTATTGAAGACCCGACTGGATTGGTCCAGATGGGAGCTCGCTCCTATGGCCCACTGACAGGCCGCTTCATCTCCCGCGACCCGGTAGCTAATTTCTTGGACTCGCAGCAAATCAACGGCTATAACTATTCGAACAACAACCCGATCTCGTTTAGCGATGCTTCCGGGCTGAGCCCGTACGGATGGGTACTCGACGATTTTCACTTCGCACCATTCGAGCCGATGGGGGAACCGCATGGCAACGAATGGCTTTACCCGCAAGCAACCGGGCTTGATACGCAGTACTTCCTGCTTGATGAGCGTCACATCATTATCGCCGACGTTATCGACTATGAATGGTGTAATTGGAACAAAACCGCGTGTTCTCAGTCAATGGGGGCGAATGGTCAATACCAAAACAATTCCGGTCAGATGACTGTGCGAGTCACCATAAAGTCAATCGACTACGCCAATAGCGTCTCGACGATCGGACCCAATGGTCTCGTCATATATGACGTCGAGCAACGAATAGAGGATATTCAGCGTGCCGCTGCGCAGTATGCTGAACAGCTGGCACAGTGCAATCGAAGCCTCCTTCACCAGTCAATACAATCTACTTCTTGTGGCGTAAGCGGAACGGGTGTTGACTTCAGTCTCTCTAGAGCTTTCGAGTACGCAGGTGTGGCTATCGACGCTTATGAAAAATTTGACAATAACCAGTTCTTTGCCCGTGCAGCTGGAGCCCTCACAGTATTGAGCGAAGCGGCTGGTGCGTACGACAATATTAAGAACGATAGGATGTCAAAGAAAGCTGCTGCAACCGTGTTTTGGGAGGAGCAGGTGGAGCGCTCTTGA
- a CDS encoding SUKH-3 domain-containing protein, with protein sequence MTIGYVGVLNALTERISLGKSMFDVRKCSPQVLGQLEKAGWYPGRQADLEQLLDNLRRDLYGSLPDNSISFLESLWGLSVEPFVNVECGFPDEDEFLIDPPSASEGGLGEQWVKDDIGGEWFPIGCALETFSVFVEVNRELVCAQYNNMYFHLGGSLQEALEFLILRNKRIRPVDAYPGFKPWPPPVELYT encoded by the coding sequence ATGACGATTGGATACGTTGGAGTATTGAATGCCCTGACGGAGCGGATTAGTCTTGGAAAATCGATGTTTGATGTGAGGAAGTGTTCGCCGCAAGTGTTGGGTCAGCTTGAGAAGGCTGGATGGTATCCGGGGCGGCAGGCGGATCTTGAGCAGTTGTTGGATAATCTTCGCCGTGACCTATACGGCAGCTTGCCTGACAACTCGATCAGTTTCTTGGAGTCATTGTGGGGTTTGTCAGTGGAACCCTTTGTCAACGTTGAATGCGGATTTCCCGATGAAGATGAATTTCTAATCGATCCGCCTAGTGCAAGTGAAGGCGGGCTTGGAGAGCAATGGGTTAAGGATGACATTGGTGGTGAATGGTTTCCCATTGGTTGTGCGCTTGAGACTTTTTCAGTTTTCGTAGAAGTGAACCGAGAATTGGTGTGCGCCCAGTACAACAATATGTATTTTCACCTCGGTGGCTCGCTGCAGGAAGCACTTGAATTCCTGATCTTGCGAAACAAGAGGATTAGACCTGTTGACGCTTACCCTGGTTTCAAACCCTGGCCGCCGCCTGTGGAATTGTATACCTAG